The DNA sequence AACCTTCCCTGATTACAGAATCTTGGGTTGTATCTCCCACTTCACCCTTCTAGACCATCCCAGAAGATCTATAAGATTTCATCTGGGAAATCACTAGGAGTTcttggaagggaaagaaggaagattgtTGGTTGGAATAAAAAGAGGGTTGAATGAGTTCCAGAAAGCAGGGTTCTCAACCTCGTGGACAGCAATCTGCAGAAGAAGAGAACTTCAAAAAACCAACTAGAAGCAACATGCAGAGAAGTAAGATGAGAGGGGCCTCCTCGGGAAAGAAGACAGCTGGTCCACAGCAGAAAAATCTTGAACCAGCTCTCCCAGGAAGAGGGGGGGGTCGCTCTGCAGAGAATCCCCCTTCAGGATCCGTGAGGAAGACCAGAAAGAACAAACAGAAGACTCCTGGAAACGGAGATGGTGGCAGTACCAGCGAAGCACCTCAGCCCCCTCGGAAGAAAAGGGCCCGGGCAGACCCCACTGTTGAAAGTGAGGAGGCGTTTAAGAATAGAATGGAGGTTAAAGTGAAGATTCCTGAAGAATTAAAACCATGGCTTGTTGAGGACTGGGACTTAGTTACCAGGCAGAAGCAGCTGTTTCAACTCCCTGCTAAGAAAAATGTAGATGCAATTCTGGAGGAGTATGCAAATTGCAAGAAGTCGCAGGGAAATGTTGATAATAAGGAATATGCGGTTAATGAAGTTGTGGcaggaataaaagaatatttcaatGTGATGTTGGGCACTCAGCTGCTCTACAAATTTGAGAGGCCCCAGTATGCTGAAATCCTCTTGGCTCACCCTGATGCTCCAATGTCTCAGGTTTATGGAGCACCACACCTACTGAGATTATTTGTAAGAATTGGAGCAATGTTGGCCTATACGCCCCTTGATGAGAAAAGCCTTGCATTATTGTTGGGCTATTTGCATGATTTCCTAAAATATCTGGCAAAGAATTCTGCATCTCTCTTTACTGCCAGTGATTACAAAGTAGCTTCTGCTGAGTACCACCGCAAAGCCCTGTGAGCGTCTACAGACAGCTCACCATTTTT is a window from the Rhinopithecus roxellana isolate Shanxi Qingling chromosome 3, ASM756505v1, whole genome shotgun sequence genome containing:
- the LOC104667784 gene encoding mortality factor 4-like protein 2, with product MSSRKQGSQPRGQQSAEEENFKKPTRSNMQRSKMRGASSGKKTAGPQQKNLEPALPGRGGGRSAENPPSGSVRKTRKNKQKTPGNGDGGSTSEAPQPPRKKRARADPTVESEEAFKNRMEVKVKIPEELKPWLVEDWDLVTRQKQLFQLPAKKNVDAILEEYANCKKSQGNVDNKEYAVNEVVAGIKEYFNVMLGTQLLYKFERPQYAEILLAHPDAPMSQVYGAPHLLRLFVRIGAMLAYTPLDEKSLALLLGYLHDFLKYLAKNSASLFTASDYKVASAEYHRKAL